The nucleotide sequence TTTTGTTTCTCTTTTTTTCAATGAACGGGCAGCTGCACTCGGAATATAATTTAGCTCTTTAGCTATAGCTAAAATACGTGCTGATGTTTCCTTTGTTACTTTCGGACTTCCGTTTAAGGCATAGGAGACCGTGGAAATGGAAACACCTGCTTGTTTTGCAATGTCTTTTATACTTACCAACGAAATTCTCCCCTATCTCTCTTGTTGCAAACGTTTCCTTTATTATACCGAATGGCTATGAATAAATCTCGACGGTATTCACATCTGCTGACAATTTTTTTACAAACTCAGATCGATTTACAACCACTCCACCATCACGGTAAAGGTTTTCGTACATTTCAGACTCCACTTCTTGTCCGTTAACGAAAAGACTCTTTGTTTCCTTACTACGTTTATGGAAAACAAAAGTTACAGGCTTTTCATCAAGCATATACTGCATCTCTAATCCGTGCATATCTTCTGATAACACAGGGTCGATGATCAGCTGTTCACCATGTGGACGAATTCCTAAACAGTTTGAGATCAACTGATTGAAGTAAATTCCAGGACCAGATGAATAGATGCGCCAGCCGCCTTTTACTTTTGCTTTTCCGTCTTTTAATTCCCCAAAACGATCCTGGGCTTCATAGCGAGTTTTAAAATCACCGTCGGAACTAGAGAAGTAGGCATTACTTTGACGACGCTCTGCATTTGGAACTTTTTCTTGGATCATGACTGGGTTTATTTTTTCTAACCCGCTCCAGACTTCTTCCGACTTTCCGAGCTTCGCCATCGCTTCAACAAAACGAATATGTGCGTGTACATATTGAAGGCCAATCTCACGTCCAAAGTTAGATGCCTGTTCTGCGCGTTTAAAGTGCGTGCTTACACCGCCTTTGTAGTGAGCTGGCTTGTCCATCAATCGAACACCATCCGGGCAATAAAACGTATCCATGATAAGATTCAAATGCGCTTCAGCCTGCTCTGGTGTTAACAGTTCAGCAATCATACTTCTTGTCATCGGAAGCAGTCGGTAGTTGATGCCTGTTGTGTTATCACTTGGATGAAGCATCAGTTTTGGCTCATCCGCATTCTCCATATAAACGAACCCAGGAATTACATCTGTACTCAGCATGTACTTCTGATAATCAGACTTGATGTTTTCAGCCAAAGAGCCTAGTTCTGCAGCTTGATCTTTGTCCACCTTTTTTAATAGGCTCGAGAACTGCGTCATCACTTGATAGGTTAGAGCAACCGTCCATGAGCTCACCATAAATTTCTTGAGCTGCGGATTTGCTGGTTGCAGCGTGTCATCCCAGTCTCCATCACCATAAGAAGAAAGGTGTGTATCGTGCAAGAAGTTCGCTTTCATATAGTCAATCTGCTTCTCTATATGCTCTAGCAACGTTGCTTTTTTCTCAGTAAATCCAAAATCACAGTTTGTTGTGTATGGTAATTTCTCTTTTAAAATATCAAAGTCGTTTGTTGCTGCGAGATAATCCGTTACTGCTTTTAGCGGCCAGACAATGATATCACCATGTGATTCTTCTTGCTGAATCTTAAAATACTGATCAAACATAAACCATTGCGGCCAGTTGCCTGTCTCTTCATATTGATGAGAGTACACGGTAAAGAGGATCTCTTTTACCGCATCATAATGCTGTGTTGCTAAGAAATATTCTGCGGGTCCCTGACAAACGTCACGAGTTCCCCACGCTGCTCCTCCGTATTGCTCTAAACCATGCGGAACAGAATAGTGAATCAGCATGTTGTGCGTGTACCAATGTGCTAAGGCGTTCATTTTTTGAAGATCATGCGTTTCTTTTCCGTCTTTTGTTAAACGGAAATTGCGGTTCGTATGACGTATAAATTCACGATAACGCTCAATTTCTGTTTCAGCATTTTTTTCTGTAAACGGCAGCTCTTTTCCGTCGATCAGCCCTTGAACAGTTAATGTCCATTCAGTTGCTGGAGCTAAATCACAAACGACAAGTGATGCAGATCCTGAATCAATATTTTCTCCAAAAATCGTTTCGTCTTTGACAGTCATCTCAGTGCCCGCCACTTTCATGCGGTAGCTTAAATTTTCGTATGTTTTTGAGCTGTCTGATGAGTCATCCGCAAAGAACGAAAGAATGTTATCCTCTTTTTCCATTTTATATGCTACTTCATATTCCTGGTTGTTCATGGATACTTGATTGGTTACGACAAAACGATATTGTTTTCCACTTACAGCTCTAACTTGAAGCTCAATTTCTGGCGTATCAATGGTCGTGAAGTTTGTAATGATGAACATTTCATCTTCTGTTTTATAGTACCAGCGAGTGTAGTTAAAGCCCATCTCGAAAAGAGAAGGCATCGTTAATAGCTGCAGCTTCCCTTGAAGCTCAACATAGATTCGCTGACCAGATGTTTTCATCACATTCAGTGCGTTACGAGCGTTTGTGAGCATCTTATGAAACGAAGTATTTCCGACAACTAACTGTGAATTGAAGATTCCGTACATATACGAAGTTGTTGTAATCGTCTCTTCTTTTAACTTCACGTTGTTCCCCGTTACGAGAATGTGTCCATGCGGCCGTTCTACGATTCTTTCTTTTTCTTTTAATACGATGTGCTCGTATGTGGGGGTGAAGAATGAGAGAAGTGTGTCGCCTTCGTACTCTTCCAAAATTCTTTCTGGGAATAGACTCTTCACTTCTTCTAAAGAAAGATCCGCTGTTTGTAACGTTCCATCAAATTCGTCATTACGTTTTACTTTCTCAAGCTTAGTCGTTTCTTTGTTCGTATGGTTTTGAACTTTATTCCAAGCTTCTTCAATTTCAGTACGAAATTCTACTGAAGAGACAGCTTCTGGATGGTCTTCTTTAAAGCAGCCATAAAATACGAATTGCTGTTTTCCATCTAACTCAATAATTTCTGATTGAAGAGCAATGTATGCAAACTCATATTGATACACTTCGTTCGGCATGTTTTCTTGATAAAGAGCCTCAGGCGTATCCGTTTCTTTATAAGATGTTCCGAAAAACTGAAAACCATCTGTCACGTAACCTCTAGCTT is from Fictibacillus sp. b24 and encodes:
- a CDS encoding GH36-type glycosyl hydrolase domain-containing protein produces the protein MTTITKGNFDIKAGDYTFTFLSSGDVFEASYNDTMINQWMSNPIDGSLNNLYLRLFKEDGIQAVPLLGSKSESTVSHNNSSVFWEGTYQDVSYKVTFTLSESGIWFWIVELNGSDVKADIIYGQDVGLAHRGAVRTNEAFTAQYVDHKVFEDDALGFVVCSRQNQPNGKAFPYLQQGSLTKARGYVTDGFQFFGTSYKETDTPEALYQENMPNEVYQYEFAYIALQSEIIELDGKQQFVFYGCFKEDHPEAVSSVEFRTEIEEAWNKVQNHTNKETTKLEKVKRNDEFDGTLQTADLSLEEVKSLFPERILEEYEGDTLLSFFTPTYEHIVLKEKERIVERPHGHILVTGNNVKLKEETITTTSYMYGIFNSQLVVGNTSFHKMLTNARNALNVMKTSGQRIYVELQGKLQLLTMPSLFEMGFNYTRWYYKTEDEMFIITNFTTIDTPEIELQVRAVSGKQYRFVVTNQVSMNNQEYEVAYKMEKEDNILSFFADDSSDSSKTYENLSYRMKVAGTEMTVKDETIFGENIDSGSASLVVCDLAPATEWTLTVQGLIDGKELPFTEKNAETEIERYREFIRHTNRNFRLTKDGKETHDLQKMNALAHWYTHNMLIHYSVPHGLEQYGGAAWGTRDVCQGPAEYFLATQHYDAVKEILFTVYSHQYEETGNWPQWFMFDQYFKIQQEESHGDIIVWPLKAVTDYLAATNDFDILKEKLPYTTNCDFGFTEKKATLLEHIEKQIDYMKANFLHDTHLSSYGDGDWDDTLQPANPQLKKFMVSSWTVALTYQVMTQFSSLLKKVDKDQAAELGSLAENIKSDYQKYMLSTDVIPGFVYMENADEPKLMLHPSDNTTGINYRLLPMTRSMIAELLTPEQAEAHLNLIMDTFYCPDGVRLMDKPAHYKGGVSTHFKRAEQASNFGREIGLQYVHAHIRFVEAMAKLGKSEEVWSGLEKINPVMIQEKVPNAERRQSNAYFSSSDGDFKTRYEAQDRFGELKDGKAKVKGGWRIYSSGPGIYFNQLISNCLGIRPHGEQLIIDPVLSEDMHGLEMQYMLDEKPVTFVFHKRSKETKSLFVNGQEVESEMYENLYRDGGVVVNRSEFVKKLSADVNTVEIYS